Proteins encoded together in one candidate division WOR-3 bacterium window:
- a CDS encoding KH domain-containing protein produces the protein MNNLRELIEYIEKALVDNPEKVEVKEIAGEKSIIYELKVGEGDLGKVIGKEGRTAKAVRTIITAAAMKQGKRVVLEIIE, from the coding sequence ATGAACAATCTTAGAGAGCTTATCGAATACATTGAAAAAGCATTAGTAGATAATCCGGAAAAAGTTGAGGTAAAGGAAATCGCCGGAGAAAAGAGCATTATATATGAGCTTAAAGTCGGTGAAGGTGATCTGGGTAAAGTAATTGGTAAAGAAGGCAGAACAGCAAAGGCTGTCAGAACAATCATTACCGCTGCGGCAATGAAACAAGGGAAACGCGTAGTATTAGAGATTATCGAATAA
- a CDS encoding RNA-binding protein produces MNIYVGNLSRDTTDNDLQKAFEAFGQVLSVRIVKDKFGGQPRGFGFVDMPNNKEAQAAIDGLNGKVFMGQALNVNEARPRPDHRGGGKREGGGRGRSW; encoded by the coding sequence ATGAATATATACGTAGGTAATTTGTCGCGTGATACTACTGACAACGATTTACAGAAGGCTTTTGAAGCCTTTGGACAGGTTCTATCTGTAAGAATTGTCAAAGATAAGTTCGGTGGACAACCAAGAGGATTCGGGTTCGTAGATATGCCGAACAACAAAGAAGCCCAGGCTGCCATCGACGGTTTGAATGGCAAGGTGTTCATGGGCCAAGCACTCAATGTTAACGAAGCACGTCCTCGTCCAGATCATCGAGGCGGCGGAAAACGAGAAGGCGGTGGTAGAGGTCGCTCCTGGTAG